Within Bradymonas sediminis, the genomic segment GCGAAAAACCGGCGCCCCAAAAGAGCGCGCCGAAACCCAAGACCGACGCGAATGACTCAGACTCGAATCCGCAGATGAGCCTGCTCGACCCGGATTGACCCGCCGCGCGCCTCAGTCGCCCCAGGTCTTCTGGATATACTCGTCACGCCCCGATCCGCGCCGGTAACTCTTATACCGGCGCGGACTCTTTTTATAAAAATCCTGGTGATACTCTTCGGCCTTCCAGAACGAGCCGGCCGGCTCGACCTCGGTGACGATCGGCTTATCAAATTTCCCCGACGCGCCCAGCTCTGCCTTCGAGGCCTCGGCGAGTCGCTGTTGCTCGGCGTCGTGATAATAGATGCCGCTGCGGTATTGGCGGCCGCGGTCGACAAATTGCCCGTCTTTTTGGGTGGGGTTGATATTGCGCCAGAAGACCGTGAGCAGCGTCTCATAGCTGACCTCATCGGGGTTATAATACACCCGCACCGCCTCGGTGTGGCCGGTGCGCCCGTAGGAGACGTCTTCGTAGGTGGGCAATTTTTCGGCCCCGCCGGTATAGCCCACGATGGTCGCCTTGACGCCCGGGGTCTCATCAAAGGGCGGCTCGATGCACCAGAAACACCCGGCGGCGAAGGTCGCGATCTTCAGGGCGGGGTCCTCGGCCTGGGCGGGCATTGCCTGCGGGTCGATCGCAGGCGGGGCGCCCGCGGCGCGCTCGCCGGTCTCGCTGGCTGCCGACTCCTCGCGGGTCGCGCCATCTTCGCCGGGCGACGGTGATGATTTGCAGCCCACCACGAACACTGCGAGCCCGAGGACGAGCGCCAGAAGAAGGGTGACTCGGAGATGGGGCGTCTTGGATATCTTCACAGGAAAAGCCTCGGCAATGGGAGCCAATAATGAGCAGGTATAAAACGGTCTCGCGAAAATATTTGTTCCGCCGGGCCGAGCATCGGCGCGGCGGGCAAAAGCTTGTCGCCCAAAATCATTCAATGCTATGTGTTTTGGCCAGTCGCATCTTCTGCAAATCTCCCATCATTTAGACGAAAAAAGGACATCATCATGACAGACGACCTCGGACTCAACGCCTATCAACGCCTGGCCGGGCGCACCGCTCAATACCCGGGGCGCGGCGCCAAACCCATGAGCGCCTACCCCGCCCTGGGCCTGGCCGGCGAGGCGGGCGAGGTGTGCGAGCAGATCAAAAAAGCGATGCGCGATGATGGGGGAGAGATCACCCCGGAGCGCCACAAGGCACTGAAAAAAGAGCTCGGCGATGTGCTCTGGTACCTGGCCGCGCTCGCCTTCGAGCTCGACCTCGACCTCAGCGACATCGCCCAGGCCAACCTCGACAAGCTCGCCGACCGCAAAGCACGTGGTGTTTTGCAGGGATCGGGCGATGAGCGCTAAGGCAACCCAAGGTGCCGGCTAGACAACCCCGCACGAGCGCGCTAAATATGAGGCCGACTTAGCACACAATTTAACTGGTCTTCTCTTACAGGACACGCACCATGGATCTGCGCAGAGATCGCGACTTTCTCCGGGACTTCCCCTTCGCACGCGAAGCGTACGGGAGCATCGTTCAGACGAATTACCCGGGCGCTCACGACGCGGCTTATCGCAAGCGGCTCGACACCCTCAACGGGCTGTCCGAAGCGGCGTGGCCGATGATCCCGACCTATGAATATACCGAGAAGGAGAACACCACCTGGCGGCTGGTCTCCGAGGTGCTCCTGCTGCTGCAGGACCATTATTCATGCAAGGGATTTCTGGAGGGGCGCGACAAGCTCAACCTGCCGATCGACCATATCCCGCAGCTCAGCGAGGTCTCCAAGACAATGGAGGCCGACACCGGGTTTATGCTCGCCCCGGTGGGCGGGCTGCTCGATAAGGGTGAGTTCTTGTCGATGCTTCGCCATAAGGTGATGCGCTGCACGCCGTATATCCGCCATCACTCCTACCCGTTTTTTACCCCCGAGCCCGATATTATCCACGAGCTTCGCGGGCACGCGCCGATGTTCTTATACCCGGAGTTCGTCGAGCTGTCGGTCGAGATCGGCAAGGCTGCGCACGCGGCGGTGGAGGCGAAAAACGAGGAACTCCTCGACGCCATCGGCCTCTTCTATTGGTATACGGTCGAGTACGGGCTGCTGCGCGAAGACGGCGAGTTGAAGATCTTCGGGGCCGGCAATAACGGCGGCATCCAGGACCTGCTGCGCTCGATCGACCCGACGGTCGAGAAGCGCCCGTTTAGCATCGACGCGATTCGCCAGCTGAGCATCGACTATGACGCCCCGCAGGAGATCTTCTTCGTGGCCGAGTCCTTCGAGCAGATCGCAGAGATGGCGCGCGAGCTCGGCGAGCTCGCCTAAGGCCACGCCGCGGAGAGGACGATGAGTCTATTGCATCATATCGCCCTCGGGGTCGCCGAGGTCGAAGCCATCGCCGCATTTTATCGCGAGATCTTCGGCATTCAGGAGCGCACGCGCCATCTCTATGAGGATGGTAGGCTGCGCTCGATTTGGCTGGATATGGGCGGGCCGGTCCTGATGGTCGAGCACGCGGCGGCGCTGGAGGCTCCCGCGCACCAGCGGCGCGCGCTGCAGCCGAGTGATGCCGTGGGCGAGGGGCTTTTTTTGCTGACCTTTACGGTCGCCGACGCGGCCGAGCGCCGCGCCGTTGAGGCGCGCGCCGAGGCGGCCGGGCAGCCCATCGAATCACGCAGCGATTTCAGCTCTTATTTTAGGGACCCGGAGGGAAACCGCGTGGCGGTGAGTCATTACCCGCTGTGACGCGGGCAAGCGGCCACGCGTGGGCTTTAGACACCTCGGGGAAACGCCCGCGAGGTCGAATCTTCGGGCTTTTTTCGATGCTTCGTCGTGTCGTCGCCCTGCTTAAGATACGCGCGAGGGTAGCTGGGCGCGGCGCGCAGCGGCGTAGCGGCGGGCGTGGCTGTCGTCGCGGCGGCCTTTGGCTCAAGCTCTGCTCCCACCCCGGCCATCGCGATCCGGGCCAGCGACAAATTGGCCACGGCGCGATCCACGACCAAATATAGGAACACCCCCGAGCGCCCGGGCAGCATCCGCATTAGGTGGTATTGGGTGCCCAGGCTCACCAGAATCTCTTCGATTTCGTCCTCAAGTTTAAGCGCTTCGAGGGCGCTCAGCTTCGCCTGCACCACACTTGTGTTGATGGCGCCGGCGACTTCGACATCAAAAGCCGGGTCGCCCTGAATTGCGTCCACGGTGATACCGGTGAAGAGCTCGACGAAGGAGGCCGCGATGAAGCCATCGACCCGCGACAGGGATTCTAGATTTTTCGGCATGGGGAAAACTCGAAGACGTAGAGGTGGGATATTAGGGCGAGACGAGCACCCCGAGCAGAATAGCGCGGGGCGCACGGTGCGCGAGGCCTTAGAGTTTGAGGCCGTTGGTCGCGTCGGTCACCAGCAGGCGGGCCATCGCGAGGTTCGATTGCTGACGATTCAACGCCATATAGACGAAGATATTGGGGCGATCAGGCAAGAGGCGAATCAGGTGATATTGAGAGGTCAGCGAGATCAAAATATCCTCGATCTTGTCGTCGAGCCCCAGGGCTTCTGCCGCGCGAAGCTTCGCCTTAACAACGGTCGAATTGGTCGCGCCGGCGACCTCAACGTCGAACTTCTCGCCCCCGCCGATCGAGCCGAGCGTCATGCCGCTCTCGATATCGACCAACGACGCCGCGATAAAACCATCTGCTTGAGCGAGTTTGTTCAGAGTACCTTTAAGATCGTTCGCCATTTTTACTACTCCTAATCAGTTCAATATTGGCCCCTCTCTCCAGAGAAAGGCGCTCGTTAATAGAAAGTTGGCCTCGCCGAAAAACCGGTCCTGGCTCAGTGCTGGCCCACCAATATTATTGGTCATTTGGGGGGCGAAAACGGGGTGTAGACTGAAGAGTCTGAGTACAAGTCCTACCCTGAGGTTGTTTGACGACAACCAACTTAAGGCAGAAATAAAGCACGCGGAACCCGTAGTCAAACACCCCTAGCGGATTTCTACACAAATAACGGAATTTTCGACGTTTTATTTCAAATAATTTCGGGTTGGTCCCAAAGTGGGGGGAATTCGGGCCGCTCAGGCAGTGGGGAAAGGCCCGTGGGTGGGCCGCGTGCAGGGGCGAAGAGATATTCGCAGCGATTCGATGCCTAATTCGCCCCGGCCGCGCGCTGAGAGTCGCGACTCTTTCGACGGCGCACCGTCCCGGTGCCCCCGCATTCCTGGCAGGGATCTTCAATCTCAAATAGACCGACGTAGCGCCCATTGCCGCCGCATCCGGGGCAGGTGCGCACCTCGGTCTCGCGAATCCCCTCGCCGGGGCGAAGGTCGTCGTCATCGAAGAGTGATGAGAGCTCCTTATCGTTAAATAGGTCGCGAAACGGGTCGGATTGATAGTCAGACATCGTATACCTCGCCGCCATGGTGGCCGGTTGTCGTCGAAGTGAGTCGAAAAACTTGCGCCGCGTGCCCTGAGGAGATGCGACCTAAAAGTCAGGCCCAGATGCTATCTCTTCGCACTCACGCTCCTGCGAGGGCACCGCAAAGGCAGCCCAAGTAGGTGGAAACTTAAGCACGCTTCGCGAAGATAAGAACGCGGGGGTATTTTTCTGGGGAATGTCCAGCCTAAAACACTGCTTTGACCTTGGCAGGCGTCGCAAGTACAACGATAAACGGCGCGTTCCTTGGAGAGAAAACGATGAGTAATGACTGGGAAAAATTGGCGGGGGAGACCGGCGAAGCGGTCACCTCAAATCGCATCAAACGCATGTTCAAGCTGGGTTCGATGGGCGCGCGCGTGGCGGCGTCCTCGATGGCCTCAAAGATCGGCAGCATCCTGCCGGGCGATGCGGAGCAGCGCGAGGACAACCTGAAGCGCTCGAATATCAAGAACGCCGGGCGAGTCGTGGAGGTCTTGAGCGACCTCAAAGGCGCGTCGATGAAGGTCGGCCAGATGCTGTCGGCGGACCCGGAGCTTCTGCCGCCGGAGTTCGCCGACGTCATGAGCTCGCTGCAAAAAGACGCCACGCCCATGACCTATACGACGGTCAAGGCGCAGATTGAGCGCGCGCTGGACCGCCCGATTGAGACCATCTTTAGCTATTTTGACCCCGACCCGGTCGGCTCGGCCAGCATCGGCCAGGTCCACCGCGCCGTGCTCGAGAGCGGCGAAGAGGTCGCGGTCAAGGTGCAATACCCCGGGGTGGCCGACTCGCTGGAGAGCGACCTCAAGAGCTTAAAGACGATGCTTATTTACGGGCGCGCGTTCGTCGACCGCAAGCGCCTCGACGAGCTCTTCGCCGAGATCGAGCGCATGCTGCTCGAGGAGGCGAATTATGAGATCGAGGCCGAAACGCTCGGGCGATTCCACGAAACCCTCAAGGATCACCAGGGGTTGCGCGCCCCGAAGCCCTACCCCAAGTGGTGTCGAAAGCAAGTGCTGGTGATGGAATATGTCCACGGCACCAAATTGGACGACGCGCTCGAAGCCCTCGAGGACGGGCCGCGCCGCCAGAGGCTCCTGGAGCGGTGGATGACCGCGTATTATTGGATGTTCCACGAGTTATTCGAGCTGCACGCCGACCCGCACCCGGGCAACTTTTTGCTCGAAGAAGACGACACGCTGGTGATGCTGGATTTCGGGTCGGTCAAAAAATACGACCCGGCCTTCCCCGACTGTTTTCTCGAGGTCGTGGACTCGACCTGGCAAAACGACCCGGTGCGCACCATCGCGGCCTATGAGCGGCTGGGCTTCGGGGCCAAGGACGGCGATCTCTCGAAGATCGACCCCGAGCTTATGCAGCAATATCAAGAGCTTATCGTCGCGCCCTTTATGCGCAATGAGCCCTTTGAATTTGGCGGCTGGGAGCCGGCCAAGGAGACCAAGCGCTTTATGCTTCGCCACCCGAGCTTCATGAAGCTCGTGCCGCCTCCCGAAGCCATCGCCTATTTGCGCGTCTTAAGCGGCATCAAGGGGCTGCTGGGCAAGATGGACGCCAAGGTCAACGCCTACACCATGGTCCACGACCTGATCGAGCGCCGCGGATTGCTGACGCCCGACCCCTGATATCGCCCGCGACGCGCCCGGGTCAGACCGGCGGCGGCGAGCGGCGGTCGGAGGAAGATGGCATCGCCGGGGGGCTGATTCCCACGCCCTGCTTGCTCAGGTAGGTGCGCGTAATCTCGGAGATATTGTCGAGGATCCAGGAGGCCATCTCCTCTTCTTCTGCCAGGATATCCTTGCAGATCAGCGCGATCTCGGTCTGCCCGTAGGCGTCGGCCGCGGCGATCAGCGCGCGGTAGGTCGCGACCTCCAGGCATTCGTATTGATAGATGCTGATGGCCGCCTTGACGACATCATCGTCGGAGCCGCTAGTGGCGAAGGCCTGCATCGAGCCGCTGAATTTCCCCACCATCTCCTTGACCATCGAGGTGTCGCCGCCGAGCTGGTCGATGCAGCGCTCCAGCCTGCTCTGGTGGCGCCGGGTCTCCTCAAGATGGTCGGCGAAGCGTTGATTGAGGCGGGGAAACCCCTTCACGCGCGAGACCTGTTTATTGAGCATCGACTCCGCGGATGCTTCCATCGCGTGGGCGTCGCGCAGCCATTTGATCAGAATACTCTTCTGTTTAGCCATGATCTCTTCTCCAATATGGGGTTCGGTTCGGATGAGTGAATGCCGGAAATCGGCGCGCGGGTTGCTCCCGCGTACCGATTCCAATGCTGGACACACCCCGGAGAAGAACAAGGTTGGCCCATCTGAGGCCAAGCCGCCCGCCGGCGCTTGGCAGTTGTGCCGCGCATCGAAAACACTATAATCCGGGCGCGGCATCGACATTTTCGCGACGTTCGCTACGTTGTGTGCCCACTTTAATTTGCGCGTTGAAATGACATTTTCTACACGAGTTTTTAATCCGATGAGGAAGCCAATGAAGACCCAATTATTGATCGCGACGCTGCTGCTCGCGCTTGTCGCCGCCACCGGCTGCGAGAAGAAGGCCAGCAAACCCGACGAAAATGGTGTGGCAGAGCAAAAGGCTGACACCGAGGAGAAGGGCAGCGAAGAGAAGGCCGAAGAGAAAGCGGAGGCGCCCGCAGAGGCCGACACGGCCGGACTCCCCACGATGGGCGACGACAAGATCAACCCGCTGCTGCTGACCCCGGCCGAGGTCACCAAGGGCGAGGCGCCGGCGAGCTTCCAGGCGAAGTTCATCACCTCACAGGGCGACTTCACCGTCGAGTTCAAGCGCGAATGGGCCCCGCTGGGCGCCGACCGCGCCTACCAGCTCATCAAAGCGGATTATTATGACGGGATCAGCTTTTTCCGCGTCATCCCCGGCTTTATGGCCCAATTTGGCATCCACGCGAACCCCAAGGTCAGCGCGGCCTGGCAGAATGAGCGGATCAATGATGACCCGGTCACCCAATCCAATACCCGCGGCATGGTGACTTTTGCCAAGACCAATATGCCCAACTCGCGCCTGACCCACCTGTTCATCAACTACGGCAATAACGTCGCGCTTGATAAGCAGGGTTTCGCGCCGGTGGGCAAAGTCGTCGAAGGCATGGAAGTCGTGGAGAAACTCTACGGCGGATACGGCGGTGGCCCGCCCACCGGCCCGAATCAGGGCGCGTTGACCGCCGAGGGCAACCCGTATCTGCAGCAGAATTTCCCGAAGCTTGATTATATCAAGGACGTGGTGATTCTGGGCGATGAGAAGGCCGAAGAGAAAGGCGAGTAATCCGCCCCTCTCTTACCAGGTAAAGCTCACGCGAATCCCATTGAGCTCGCCGACCGACGGAGACACCATGACGTCGTGTTTGGCGAGCAGTCCGCTCTCGCCGTCGAACCCAAAATATAGCCATTTGGGCAGGACATAGCCGGAGAGCACCCCGATCGCCGCGCCGGCGAGCACATCGCTCATATAATGTTTGTGGGCGACCATGCGCAGCACGCCGGTGGCGGTGGCCGCGCTCAGCGCGGTATAGCAGGCGATGTCGTCCCAGGCGCCGCCCAGCGGGTTGAGCATCTCGTGGTTCAAGCAAACCAGCCCCGCGCCCGCAAACGCCATGCTGGTATGACCGCTGGGGAAACTCAGCGCTTCGCGGTCCTCGCAATCCTCGCCGGGGCTATCCCAACACGCATCCAGCGGCGGACGCGCGCGCCCAACCGTATATTTGAGCGCCGTGGTGGCAAAGAACGCCACCGCCATCGACTGCATATTGATCGCTGTCATGCGCGTGGCGACGCTGGCATCATCGCCTTTATACCAGAGCAGCGCGGGCTCGATGATCAACGGCGCCGCGATCAGCGAGCCGACCAGCACATCACTGGTGAGCGCTGCCAGGTCCCTGCCCTGCGGGCTGCTCGCCCGCAGGCTCTCGTGCACGAAGCCGTCCAGCAAGATGGGGCCGCGCCAATTGGGCGTCTCGACCGGGTCGACCGCGAGGTTGATCACCGCCGCGCTGGCGCCCAATAAGCCGGTCACGCCGAGCCCCAACAGCCCCGGACGCCCCCATTCGGAGGACCAGGTCGGCACCGGAAGCGTGTCCTCTTTGGGGCCAACCCTCGTGCTAATCTGCGCATCTTCGGATTCGGAGGCAGGAATACTTGCCTCCGATGAAACCGCGTCGGCAGCCAGGCTCTCGGAATCACTGGCGAGGTCTTGACCGAATAATTGGCCGGGGAGGAGTGTCAGTTGCAGACAAATAAATAAGGAAAAAAGGGCGCCAAAGCGCTGCGTACTACGCATATATTTCCTGGTTGCTTGGATATTTCACGGAGGCAAACGAAGGGTTCTTCGTGGCTTTGATTACGATCTTCTTCGAGACAGGGCCTCGATTCAGGCTGGCGAACAAAACCTCTAACAGCTTGAAATTAAAGAGTTATTTCAACTTTATACAAATACTTAATTTCAGCAACCCCGCGATGAGGTCTCAACGCCGGGCGACAAACGCGACGCAGTTCACCAAACGCTGCTGAATGATAGCAGCTGAATCGGCGCGCTCGTGGGGGTGAGGGCGGCGTCATCGTCGGCGAAGAAGGGGTCGCCGTCGTCGAGCCCAAAATAGAGCACCTTGGGGAGCACATAGCCGGCGGCGAGCCCGAGGGCCGCGCCGATGAGGACATCGGTCGAATAGTGCTGGTGAGCGACCATGCGCAGCACGCCGGTGCTCAAGGCCGCGCCCAGCGCGGTATAGCAGGCGACGTTATCCCAGGCGTTCTCCAGCGGGCTGAAGACCTCGTGGTTCATGCAGATCAGGCCCGCGCCTACGAAGGCCATGGAGGTATGCCCGCTGGGAAAACTGACGGCTTCGCGCCGGGCGCAGCTCTCGTCGGAGGTCGGGTCGTCCCAGCACTCGCCAATGGGCGGGCGCTGGCGGGCGACCGCGTATTTGATCGCGGATGTGGTGAAGAGCACCAGCGCCATCGACTGGGCGTTGACCAGGGCGAGGCGGCCGGCGGCGGTGGCGTCGTCGCCTTTGAGGTAGAGAAGACCGGGTTCGACGACCAGGGGCGCCGCGATGAGGGAGCCCAGCAGGATATCGCTGATGTGCCCGGCCAGCTCCATCCCTTCGGGGGTCGAGGCGCGCAGGCTTTCGTGCAGGAAGCGGTCCGCGAGAATCGGCCCCCTCCAGCGGGGCTCGGCGTAATTATCAAAGCCGATATTCATGGCGAGCGCGCCGCCAAGCAGAAGGCTGGTCGCCGCGAAGCTGCCCCACCCCGGCTGGCCCCACTGAGCGGCCCAGACCGGCGCCTGGAGCGGGTCTTCGGCGGTGCGAACTTGCGGCATGGCCGGCGCGTCCTGGGCCAACGCGCTGCCGGGCAGCAGCGCGAGGCCGAAGGCGCACAACAAAAGCATAACGAAAAGGCGTTTGAATATCAGCATGGGGCTCCGCGATGCGGCGATTTATTTAGCCATCAAAAGTTCAGGATTCGTTCATCGATTCGGCGGTGCGATCGCCTGTGGGCGGCGTCGAAAATTCGGGCGCGCCGGCGATGCCGAAGCGTGCCGCCCACCCGCGATCCAGATAATAACCGAGCATCCAGGTCACCAGCGCCCAGCTCAAACCGAGGGTCCAACCGCCGAGAATATCGGTGGGATAATGCACCCCCATGGCCAGGCGTGTCCAGCCGATGAGCACGATCATGGTGACCGCCGCGCTCATAATATAGATCTTCTGCAACCGCCCCCGGTAGTGCTGGGCGAGCATCAGCGCCAGCGTGGTGAAGATGACCGCGGTGATCGTGGCGTGCCCGCTGGGAAAGCTCCAGGAGGTCTCGGGCATCAGGTGCGGCACGATCTCGGGGCGAAGGCGCTGCACCGTATATTTGAAGGTATAGCCCAGCGCGGCGCCGCCGATGACCGCAAATCCCAGGCGCACGGTGTAGCGCAGGCGGTCGGTGAGCAGAAAAAAGCCCATCAGCATGCCCACCCACACGGTCACCACCGACGAGCCGCCCATCGACGTGAGCTGGAGCACCGCGTGCTCCACGGCCCCCGGGCCGATCACATGCTCAAGCTCGGGCCCCTGACGAAAGGAGCGCAGGATGGTCGCGTCCATGCCGGCGACAAAGCCCGGCGTGAGCCACTCGGCGACGCCAAGCCCAGCCCAGACAAGCCCCAGGACGGTGAGAAACCCCAGCACGACCCGCGTCTCGAAGCGGCTGCGCATGGTCTGAAAAAGACCCGCGCGGGCGTCGGCTTCTGCAATTAGTGTACGACTCTTCATAGGATTCCAATCGAGTAAAAATACTGCTGCGATGATCTTCTACAGAATAAAACGACGTTCTGAGCGTCTGGTCATTTAGATAGAATGTCTTAGCGCGTCAAATTTTGATATAGACCAGATAACGCCTCAGCAATCGCCCAATTTGCCCCAAATCCGACTCCTCGCGGGTCCAATCGCTTCCAAGCCACGATCGCCATGAAAAAATATTATTTTATCTATTTGGCCGCCCTGCTCTTCAGCCCCCTCTCGGCTTGCTCCTGCGAAGGCGACCACGACGCTGAGTGGAACCTCGACGACGAGTGGCCGGAGGCCGACGCCGGCGAAGAGGATATCCTCGAAGACGATACCGCCGAGGAGCAAGACGCCAAAGATGAGCCGATCGAGCCCTGGGAGCCCGAAGAGGTCGAGCCGGATATCCCCTACGACCACGCGCTCACCGACCGCACGAGCCTGGACGTGGACCCGGACGGGACGCTGTGGCTTGGCTATCATTATTGCAGCGATCTGTCCTGCTCCGAGCCGATGCTGCGGGTGATGCATAAGCGGGTTGGCCAGGACTGGGTGGGCGAGGATATCGCCATCCATGAGGGGATCTTCGGGGTCAACGTGATCATGGCCGACGAGCCGATCGTGGTGTACCCGGACAGCTTCGAGCCGGTCTACCGGGTCAAATCGCGCACGAGTGATGGGCAGTGGGAAAGCTATGATTTCCCGGTGCCGCGCGGCGATCAGATGGAATATGACGGCTTTGATGTCACCGAAAATGGCCACAGTTATTTCATCACCTTCGCCCCCGACAACGCGCCTCAGGTCTCGCTATTCACTCTCGACGTCGCCGCGAGCGCGCCGACCTGGCGAGAGCTGAGCCCGCTGGAGATTCAGGACTCCCAGGCTGCCATGGAGGACGGGCTGCAGACCGACGAGGACAATGTCTACCTGGTCAACCTAAGCGGCGAGACCGGGATCTACGGCGTGTATCGCTACGATCAGGAGCTCGACCAATGGCCGCAAACCGCCGAACTTCAGACCTATACCGACCTCTTCGTGCACTCGCTGGCCATCACCCAAAACTTTGGGCTGTGCATGAGCGGCAATTATCAGGGCGGCACCAATGTCGAGACGCTGCTGGTGACCTGCGGGTCGATGGATGACCTGACCCTGGAGGTCAAAGACTTCGGCGAGGGGTCGCTGTCGGCCGAGACGCCGTCGTCGATCATTGAGGGCAATGACGGCACGGTGTATGTGGCGTTTAACCCGCCGGGCAACCGTGAGCTGCGCGTGGCGAGTCGACGACCGAACACCCCGGTGTGGGAGGTCGAGACGGTGTATAACGGGCCGTCCTACGGCATCTCGACCGCGATTGACCACTCCGGCGACCTGGTCATCTCGTTTTATACCTGCGACGACGAAGACAGGTGCAGCCTGAAGGTTTTGTGGGAGACGATGGACTGATGCGAGGCGCTCCCCCGCGAACCCGCGGGGGAAAACGAGCTTTTTAGTCCGCCAAATGGCCGATATCGCCGGTCTGCACGCGCCACAGACGCGCGTAATCGCCGTTGGCCGCGATCAACTCATCGTGGGAGCCCTGCTCGGCGATGCCGCCCTTGTCCAGGACGACGATGAAGTCGGCGTTTCGCACCGTGGAGAGGCGATGGGCGATGATGAGGGTGGTGCGGTCGCGGGTGACGCGGTTTAGCGAGCGCTGGATGGCGGCTTCGGTGTCGTTATCGACGGCCGAGGTCGCCTCGTCGAAGATGAGGATGGGCGGGTTTTTGAGCAGCGCGCGCGCGATCGACAGCCGTTGGCGCTGGCCACCGCTCAAGGTCTCGCCGCGCTCGCCGACCATGGTCTGGTAGCCCTGAGGAAGCTGGGCGATGAACTCGTCGGCCTCGGCGAGTGTGGCGGCGCGCTCGATCTCCTCGGCGGAGGCATCGAAGGTGCCGTAGCCGATATTATCGCTCACGGTGCCGTGAAACAGAAAAACCTGCTGGCTGACCAGGCCGATGGCGCGGCGAAGATCGGTGAGGTCAAGCTTCGAGATATCGGTCTCGTCGACGCTGAGCTTGCCGGATTGCGGCTCATAAAAGCGCAGCAAAAGATTGATGAGCGTGGTCTTTCCGGAGCCGGTCGCCCCCACGATGCCCACGGTCGCGCCGGCGGGAATCTTGAGGTCGAAATTCTTCAGGATGGGGTCGCGGTTGGGGTATCCGAAGGTGATATTGTCGAAATGCACCGCCCCGGCGACCTGCGCCGGCTCGAGCGATTGCTCGCCATTGTCGATGCGAATCGGCGTCTCGAGCAGGTCCATGACGCGGTTGGTCGAGGCCATCGCGCGCTGGTAGAGGTCGAAGGTCTCGCCCAGGCGCGTCAGCGGCCAGAGCAGCCGCTGGGTCATAAATACGAGCACCGTATACACGCCGACCGGCAATTCGCCCTCCAGGGCGAGGTGGCCGCCGTAGACCAGCGTGGCGATGAACCCCAGCACGATGACCATGCGGATCAGCGGAGAGAACGCCGAACTCAGCACGATCGCCTTGCGATTGGCCTCGCGATA encodes:
- a CDS encoding phosphatase PAP2 family protein — its product is MKSRTLIAEADARAGLFQTMRSRFETRVVLGFLTVLGLVWAGLGVAEWLTPGFVAGMDATILRSFRQGPELEHVIGPGAVEHAVLQLTSMGGSSVVTVWVGMLMGFFLLTDRLRYTVRLGFAVIGGAALGYTFKYTVQRLRPEIVPHLMPETSWSFPSGHATITAVIFTTLALMLAQHYRGRLQKIYIMSAAVTMIVLIGWTRLAMGVHYPTDILGGWTLGLSWALVTWMLGYYLDRGWAARFGIAGAPEFSTPPTGDRTAESMNES
- a CDS encoding ABC transporter ATP-binding protein; its protein translation is MASNPVITSNKRPLGRLFSYARTQRRFIWMAITASVLNKIFDLAPPVLIGAAIDVVVKREDSIIAALGVTDVFSQLVWLAGATLLIWGLESVFQYAQAWLWRNLAQTIQHELRLDAYAHIQDLELAYFHEQSSGGLLSILNDDINQLERFLDAGADQLISVMTTALVVSAAFFILAPGVAWMAMAPIPLILWGSFKFQRLLAPRYAHVREQVGLLNGQLANNLSGIATIKSFTTEDYERARIEHVSSDYREANRKAIVLSSAFSPLIRMVIVLGFIATLVYGGHLALEGELPVGVYTVLVFMTQRLLWPLTRLGETFDLYQRAMASTNRVMDLLETPIRIDNGEQSLEPAQVAGAVHFDNITFGYPNRDPILKNFDLKIPAGATVGIVGATGSGKTTLINLLLRFYEPQSGKLSVDETDISKLDLTDLRRAIGLVSQQVFLFHGTVSDNIGYGTFDASAEEIERAATLAEADEFIAQLPQGYQTMVGERGETLSGGQRQRLSIARALLKNPPILIFDEATSAVDNDTEAAIQRSLNRVTRDRTTLIIAHRLSTVRNADFIVVLDKGGIAEQGSHDELIAANGDYARLWRVQTGDIGHLAD